In the genome of Quercus robur chromosome 3, dhQueRobu3.1, whole genome shotgun sequence, one region contains:
- the LOC126717754 gene encoding vacuolar iron transporter 1, with product MAAIIEPTNLEPEKQTLLSHHKEKHFTAGEIVRDIIIGVSDGLTVPFALAAGLSGANATSSIVLTAGIAEVAAGAISMGLGGYLAAKSEADHYMRELKREQEEIIAVPDTEAAEVAEIFAQYGIEPHEYTPVVNALRKKPQAWLDFMMKFELGLEKPDPRRALHSALTIAIAYVLGGLVPLIPYMFIPIAREAVVASVVLTLLALLIFGYAKGYFTGSKPFVSAFQTTLIGAIASAAAYGLAKAIHP from the exons ATGGCTGCCATCATAGAACCAACAAACCTAGAACCCGAGAAGCAAACACTCCTCAGCCATCACAAAGAGAAGCACTTCACCGCCGGCGAGATCGTCCGCGACATCATCATCGGCGTATCGGATGGCCTCACCGTGCCCTTTGCCCTCGCCGCCGGCTTGTCGGGCGCCAATGCCACTTCCTCCATAGTCCTCACCGCCGGCATCGCCGAAGTCGCGGCCGGCGCCATCTCCATGGGACTCGGCgg GTATCTTGCCGCAAAAAGCGAAGCTGATCACTACATGAGAGAACTAAAGAGAGAACAAGAAGAAATCATTGCCGTTCCTGATACAG AGGCGGCGGAGGTAGCGGAGATATTTGCACAGTACGGGATAGAGCCGCATGAATATACGCCTGTTGTGAATGCTCTCAGGAAGAAGCCCCAAGCATGGCTTGATTTCATGATGAA GTTTGAACTAGGATTAGAGAAGCCAGATCCAAGGAGAGCACTACATAGTGCACTCACAATTGCCATTGCTTACGTCTTGGGTGGATTGGTACCCCTCATTCCCTATATGTTCATTCCAATAGCTAGAGAGGCTGTGGTTGCTTCTGTTGTCTTAACCTTATTGGCATTGCTAATCTTCGGCTATGCCAAGGGTTACTTCACAGGTAGTAAGCCCTTCGTCAGTGCCTTTCAAACTACCCTCATTGGAGCTATTGCATCTGCAGCTGCTTATGGCCTGGCTAAAGCTATCCATCCTTAA
- the LOC126717753 gene encoding heat stress transcription factor A-8: protein MVRKSKENGSDSVAPFLTKCYEMVDDEATDSIISWTQPESCNSFIIWDMTEFSVRLLPLYFKHNNFSSFMRQLNIYGFRKIDTDRWEFASDGFVRGQKHLLKNICRRKKLQQQDNSDGPAENIENMGLWKEVESLKTDKNLVMQELIKLRQHQETSDNKLLLLRDRLQGMETNQQQMLSFLVMAMQSPGILVQLLQPKEKNWRMLEESKEDDRPVASDGTLVRYQPPVSETPKPLHTVTPSSEKQQESDPSPDGKKDFFLSPDFLKMLTDEKLCSLDTHAPFMLPDSPDDGAWEQLLLDSPFLENDEDRKMDDEELIDSEMEMESTESKSQLEMSQNFERLMEQMEKCQYLGMESSIDKAHLGKSQNLEFLTEQMGLLSSETNNKHASQ from the exons ATGGTGAGGAAATCGAAAGAGAATGGGTCGGACTCGGTGGCACCGTTTCTGACCAAATGCTACGAGATGGTGGACGATGAGGCCACTGACTCGATCATATCGTGGACTCAGCCTGAGTCATGCAACAGCTTTATCATCTGGGACATGACCGAGTTCTCTGTCAGATTGCTTCCTTTGTACTTTAAGCACAACAATTTCTCTAGCTTCATGAGGCAACTCAACATCTat GGTTTTAGAAAAATTGATACAGATCGCTGGGAATTTGCAAGTGATGGATTTGTCCGAGGTCAAAAGCATCTGTTGAAGAATATCTGTCGAAGGAAAAAGTTACAGCAGCAAGACAACTCAGATGGACCAGCTGAAAACATTGAAAACATGGGGCTGTGGAAGGAAGTTGAGAGTCTAAAGACTGATAAAAATTTGGTTATGCAGGAGTTGATCAAACTTAGGCAGCACCAGGAAACTTCAGATAATAAACTGCTCCTCTTAAGAGACCGCCTTCAAGGAATGGAAACGAATCAGCAGCAGATGCTATCATTCTTAGTGATGGCCATGCAGAGCCCTGGGATTTTAGTTCAGCTGCTTcagccaaaagaaaaaaattggcGTATGCTAGAGGAAAGTAAAGAGGATGATAGACCAGTAGCTTCTGATGGGACACTTGTAAGGTACCAGCCACCAGTCAGTGAAACACCAAAGCCTTTACATACAGTAACCCCAAGTTCAGAAAAACAACAGGAATCTGATCCTTCTCCTGATGGGAAGAAAGATTTTTTCTTAAGTcctgattttttgaaaatgcttACAGATGAGAAGTTGTGTTCTTTAGATACCCATGCCCCATTTATGCTACCTGATTCACCCGATGATGGTGCATGGGAACAGCTTCTTTTAGATAGTCCTTTCTTAGAAAATGATGAGGATAGAAAGATGGATGATGAGGAGCTTATCGATTCTGAAATGGAGATGGAATCAACAGAGTCCAAAAGCCAATTGGAAatgtctcaaaattttgaacGTTTGATGGAACAAATGGAGAAATGTCAGTACTTGGGAATGGAATCATCAATTGATAAAGCTCATTTGGGTAAATCGCAGAACTTGGAATTTCTAACCGAGCAAATGGGGCTTTTGTCTTCTGAAACTAACAACAAACATGCATCACAATAG